Part of the Sphingomonadaceae bacterium OTU29LAMAA1 genome, CAGCGCGGTCTCGTCCTCGTCGACAAGTCGTCGCTCTGGAAGGGCAAGCCCGTCAAGGCGCTGACCGAGGGCAAGCGCAAGTCGGGCGGCCGCAACAACAAGGGCCATGTGACCAGCCGCGGCATCGCGGGCGGCCACAAGCAGAAGTACCGCTACGTCGACTTCAAGCGTCGCAAGTGGGACGTCGAAGGCACCGTCGAGCGGCTCGAGTACGATCCGAACCGTACCGCGTTCATCGCGCTGGTGAAGTATGCCGACGAAGAGCTGGCCTACATCATCGCGCCGCAGCGGCTGGCGCCGGGCGACAAGGTCCTCGCGGCCAAGAAGACCGACACGAAGCCGGGCAATGCCATGGAAATCGGTCAGGTCCCCGTCGGCACCATCGTCCACAACGTGGAGATGAAGCCGGGCAAGGGTGGTCAGATCGCGCGTTCGGCCGGCACCTACGTGCAGGTCGTCGGTCGTGACCGCGGCATGGTCATCGTGCGCCTCAATTCGGGCGAGCAGCGCTACATCCGTGGCGAGTGCATGGCGACGGTCGGTGCGGTGTCGAACCCGGACAACCAGAACCAGAACCTCGGCAAAGCCGGGCGTTCGCGCTGGATGGGCAAGCGTCCGCTGACCCGCGGCGTCGCCAAGAACCCGGTCGACCATCCGCACGGCGGTGGTGAAGGCCGGACCTCGGGCGGCCGTCATCCGGTCACCCCGTGGGGCAAGCCGACGAAGGGTGCGCGCACCCGTCACAATAAGTCGACCGACAAGATGATTATCCGGTCGCGTCATTCGACTAAGAGGAAGGGCTAACCATGGCTCGTTCAGTCTGGAAGGGCCCGTTCGTCGAACTGAGCCTTCTGAAGAAGGCCGAGACGGCTCAGGACACCAACGCGCGTTCGCCGATCAAGACCTGGTCGCGCCGCTCGACGATCCTGCCGTCGTTCGTCGGCCTCACGTTCAACGTCTACAACGGCCGCAAGTTCGTGCCGGTGTCGGTCAATGAAGACATGGTCGGCATGAAGCTGGGTGAGTTCGCGCCGACGCGCTACTTCCCCGGCCACGCCGCCGACAAGAAGGGCAAGCGCTGATGAGCAAGCCAAAATCCACCCGCAAGGTCGGTGACAAGGAAGCGCTGTCGGTCGGCACGCAAATCCGTGGCTCCGCGCAGAAGCTGGGCCTCGTCGCCGCGCTCATCCGGGGCAAGCCGGTCGGCGATGCGATGAACATCCTCGCCTTTTCGACCAAGGGTATGGCAGTCGACGCGCGCAAGGTGCTGGCTTCGGCCATCGCCAACGCCGAGAACAACCATAACCTCGATGTCGATGCGTTGATCGTATCGGAGGCGTCGGTCGGCAAGTCGATCGTCATGAAGCGCTTCGCGACCCGCGGCCGTGGCAAGTCCACCCGCATCCTGAAGCCGTTCAGCCGTCTGCGCATCGTCGTGCGCGAGCAGGAAGAAGCATAATGGGTCACAAGAGCAACCC contains:
- the rplB gene encoding 50S ribosomal protein L2: MALKHYNPTTPAQRGLVLVDKSSLWKGKPVKALTEGKRKSGGRNNKGHVTSRGIAGGHKQKYRYVDFKRRKWDVEGTVERLEYDPNRTAFIALVKYADEELAYIIAPQRLAPGDKVLAAKKTDTKPGNAMEIGQVPVGTIVHNVEMKPGKGGQIARSAGTYVQVVGRDRGMVIVRLNSGEQRYIRGECMATVGAVSNPDNQNQNLGKAGRSRWMGKRPLTRGVAKNPVDHPHGGGEGRTSGGRHPVTPWGKPTKGARTRHNKSTDKMIIRSRHSTKRKG
- the rplV gene encoding 50S ribosomal protein L22; translation: MSKPKSTRKVGDKEALSVGTQIRGSAQKLGLVAALIRGKPVGDAMNILAFSTKGMAVDARKVLASAIANAENNHNLDVDALIVSEASVGKSIVMKRFATRGRGKSTRILKPFSRLRIVVREQEEA
- the rpsS gene encoding 30S ribosomal protein S19; its protein translation is MARSVWKGPFVELSLLKKAETAQDTNARSPIKTWSRRSTILPSFVGLTFNVYNGRKFVPVSVNEDMVGMKLGEFAPTRYFPGHAADKKGKR